A window of Procambarus clarkii isolate CNS0578487 chromosome 69, FALCON_Pclarkii_2.0, whole genome shotgun sequence contains these coding sequences:
- the Zasp52 gene encoding uncharacterized protein Zasp52 isoform X24, which translates to MSVMTIKLSKAEGTPWGFRLQGGKDFATPLCIQKVNGGSVAASAGLQAGDAIVSIGGKDALSLRHKEAQEAIVRAGNSFDLVVQRGAPTWKPAVTPLAQVKTTPEGVPVATSTSLAANKQPVRYIGSNHNSVARPFPGFTGSQPAYTHTTTSLKNTLHEASEGSPGTPISGTSSRSTSGSTSPSSCLPVAGTTISLNKENAKNFLKMTLDKENVNTINVHTTAYKNQKSNSNENIFTSQFLNNNGAVGGSGGHQRKYSLASNTSSCSSDADHDSLTRRNNEYVAPVGSSHNTVAVPFAEVNGQQIVNTQYNTPLKLYSDDNIAETLYAQAEVLGKGCLGINFKKYARETVIQTESPTYKLIHGDGEEAQKKARPPPISPFDKEAPPPAPLFSRQKPASKPAPAAPAPPQQGGQSDSPLSGGGPSPTGIRSVRAPQTKVKPEGVPDASLSTKCSECERPIIGVFVRIKNKNLHADCFKCSTCGSSLKNVGYYNINEKLYCDVHAKQAARHNPPGPNLEPIIVKPGAPVPAGAMPACLAKVAPAPAPFKPPVGGVRIMPTSSVLAPGPMPKFAPVPPPKPEPVAQETTSIPAPEPEPEPEPAVEPQPEPEFEPQPEPVVTEPEPVPVSEPVVEAAPAPAPIQSEPEPAPEPAPAPEAEVAPTEPQTEALPTTEEIAQQQELSPQAKPQLETQPVDKSEQTEIEAKPKPETVLETQAVSEPEPEPKNEAISQPELESETAIEREAPAEAEPKATAEPETAEESTSEPEPVAIAEESSPVVVLAGEPVVAPCPPPPVLEVEWRMSPTHDTGWASATVYRSSASIHTLLHKPAPAPVPAPIFAQAPAAPMAAPPPTFTPFKAQAAPAHHKVPFGAPAGSVDVRSHIPKKAPAPKPAPGPAAASASAPMPKPAAPKPPAPTGPAPVFAPAPAPAPVSSLGGMPKPTPIPDLGGSSLKGVAQTGGQRTAPRRGRGVMNPSTTARIPICADCTRQIRGPFVSALGKTWCPDHFVCSTVSCRRALIDMGFVEEQGSLHCEDCYEKYFAPICGKCDKRVKGDCLNAVGKQFHPECFCCAYCGKVFGSGAFYLEDGLPYCEADWNDLFTTKCVGCGFPIEAGDRWVEALNNNYHSQCFKCSKCHKNLEGQSFFAKGGKPFCKAHAQRGF; encoded by the exons GGGGGCGCCAACGTGGAAGCCGGCCGTGACGCCCCTGGCCCAAGTGAAGACGACTCCAGAGGGCGTGCCCGtcgccacctccacctccctcgcTGCCAACAAGCAG CCCGTCCGCTACATCGGCTCCAACCATAACAGTGTGGCGCGACCCTTTCCCGGCTTCACGGGCTCCCAACCTGcctacacccacactaccacctctcTAAAGAACACCCTCCACGAGGCGTCGGAAGGGTCCCCTGGTACTCCTATCAGTGGCACCTCCTCCAGAAGCACGTCAGGTAGCACCAGCCCTAGCAGCTGTCTTCCAGTCGCCGGCACCACTATATCTTTAAACAAAGAGAATGCCAAAAATTTTCTGAAGATGACCCTCGATAAAGAAAATGTTAACACCATAAATGTTCACACGACGGCGTACAAAAACCAGAAATCAAACAGTAATGAAAATATTTTCACAAGTCAGTTTCTGAATAACAATGGAGCTGTTGGTGGAAGCGGTGGGCACCAGAGGAAGTATTCTCTAGCCAGTAATACCTCCAGCTGCAGTAGTGACGCCGACCACGACTCCCTCACCAGACGCAATAATGAA TATGTTGCTCCAGTAGGATCGAGTCACAACACTGTTGCTGTTCCATTCGCAGAG GTAAATGGACAGCAGATAGTGAACACTCAATACAACACGCCCTTGAAGTTGTACAGCGACGACAACATCGCCGAGACGCTCTATGCCCAGGCTGAAGTGCTCGGCAAGGGATGTCTCGG CATCAACTTCAAGAAGTATGCGAGGGAGACTGTTATCCAAACAGAATCTCCCACATACAAACTTATCCATGGAGATGGGGAAGAGGCACAGAAGAAGGCTCGCCCCCCACCCATCTCTCCTTTCGACAAGGAGGCCCCGCCCCCTGCCCCGCTCTTCTCCCGACAGAAGCCTGCATCAAAGCCAGCAccggcagcaccagcaccacctcagCAAGGAGGACAGTCAG ACAGCCCCTTGAGTGGTGGCGGGCCGAGCCCCACTGGCATTCGAAGTGTGCGTGCCCCACAGACCAAGGTGAAGCCTGAGGGTGTGCCTGATGCCTCATTAAGCACCAAGTGCTCCGAATGCGAGAGGCCCATTAT CGGCGTCTTCGTGCGCATAAAGAATAAGAACCTGCACGCAGACTGCTTCAAGTGTTCTACATGCGGTTCCTCACTCAAGAATGTGG GCTACTACAACATCAACGAAAAGCTGTACTGCGACGTGCATGCCAAGCAAGCTGCCCGTCACAATCCTCCAGGGCCCAACCTAGAGCCAATCATTGTAAAGCC CGGTGCCCCTGTACCAGCTGGTGCCATGCCTGCCTGCTTGGCCAAGGTGGCTCCTGCCCCTGCT CCCTTCAAGCCTCCTGTGGGTGGTGTGAGAATTATGCCCACGTCCTCCGTCCTCGCCCCAGGACCTATGCCCAAGTTCGCCCCAGTCCCCCCGCCTAAG CCCGAGCCAGTGGCCCAAGAAACCACATCAATACCAgccccagagccagaacctgaacCAGAGCCAGCAGTGGAACCCCAACCCGAGCCTGAATTCGAGCCGCAGCCCGAG CCTGTCGTCACCGAGCCTGAGCCAGTACCAGTTTCTGAACCTGTTGTGGAGGctgcacctgcacctgcaccCATCCAGTCTGAGCCCGAGCCTGCGCCCGAGCCCGCACCTGCGCCCGAG GCCGAGGTCGCTCCCACTGAGCCCCAGACAGAGGCTCTGCCTACAACTGAAGAGATTGCTCAACAGCAGGAATTATCACCACAGGCCAAGCCACAACTTGAAACTCAGCCTGTGGATAAGTCAGAACAAACAGAAATTGAGGCTAAACCAAagccagaaactgtattggaaacCCAGGCTGTATCGGAGCCAGAACCAGAGCCAAAGAATGAGGCTATTTCACAGCCAGAATTGGAATCAGAAACTGCAATAGAGCGTGAAGCCCCAGCTGAAGCTGAACCCAAAGCCACAGCAGAGCCGGAAACTGCAGAGGAATCTACATCAGAACCAGAACCTGTCGCTATTGCCGAGGAGTCTTCGCCAGTGGTGGTCCTGGCAGGGGAGCCTGTTGTGGCCCCATGCCCACCACCCCCCGTGCTTGAGGTAGAGTGGCGCATGTCCCCCACGCATGATACTGGCTGGGCCAGTGCCACAGTCTACCGTAGCTCAGCGTCCATACATACGCTGCTCCACAAA CCAGCGCCGGCCCCTGTTCCTGCCCCCATCTTTGCTCAGGCCCCCGCAGCGCCCATGGCGGCCCCTCCACCCACATTCACACCATTCAAAGCCCAGGCAGCCCCCGCGCACCATAAGGTACCATTTGGTGCCCCTGCTGGAAGCGTGGATGTGCGATCGCACATTCCCAAGAAAG CTCCTGCTCCTAAGCCTGCTCCAGGTCCAGCTGCAGCATCCGCATCAGCCCCAATGCCAAAACCTGCAGCCCCCAAGCCCCCCGCTCCCACAGGCCCTGCTCCGGTCTTCGCTCCAGCACCAGCCCCGGCTCCAGTTTCATCTCTGGGTGGAATGCCCAAGCCAACACCAATTCCAGACCTGGGTGGTAGTTCATTGAAGGGTGTTGCCCAGACTGGTGGGCAGAGGACTGCTCCTCGTCGAGGACGTGGTGTGATGAACCCATCTACTACTGCAAGGATACCCATATGTGCCGACTGTACACGTCAGATCAG gggcccatttgtttctgcattAGGCAAGACCTGGTGCCCAGATCACTTCGTCTGCTCCACTGTCAGCTGCCGTAGGGCCCTGATTGACATGGGCTTTGTGGAAGAGCAAGGTTCCCTTCACTGTGAAGACTGTTATGAAAAGTATTTTGCTCCCATCTGTGGAAAATGTGACAAGAGGGTGAAAGGG GATTGTCTTAATGCTGTTGGTAAACAGTTCCATCCGGAATGTTTCTGCTGTGCCTACTGTGGCAAGGTGTTTGGCTCTGGTGCCTTCTATCTGGAAGATGGGTTACCTTACTGTGAAGCTG ATTGGAATGACTTGTTCACGAccaagtgtgtggggtgtggttttcctATCGAGGCTGGTGACCGATGGGTAGAAGCCCTTAATAACAACTATCACAGTCAGTGCTTCAAGTGCTCG
- the Zasp52 gene encoding uncharacterized protein Zasp52 isoform X8 — protein MSVMTIKLSKAEGTPWGFRLQGGKDFATPLCIQKVNGGSVAASAGLQAGDAIVSIGGKDALSLRHKEAQEAIVRAGNSFDLVVQRGAPTWKPAVTPLAQVKTTPEGVPVATSTSLAANKQPVRYIGSNHNSVARPFPGFTGSQPAYTHTTTSLKNTLHEASEGSPGTPISGTSSRSTSGSTSPSSCLPVAGTTISLNKENAKNFLKMTLDKENVNTINVHTTAYKNQKSNSNENIFTSQFLNNNGAVGGSGGHQRKYSLASNTSSCSSDADHDSLTRRNNEYVAPVGSSHNTVAVPFAEVNGQQIVNTQYNTPLKLYSDDNIAETLYAQAEVLGKGCLGINFKKYARETVIQTESPTYKLIHGDGEEAQKKARPPPISPFDKEAPPPAPLFSRQKPASKPAPAAPAPPQQGGQSDSPLSGGGPSPTGIRSVRAPQTKVKPEGVPDASLSTKCSECERPIIGVFVRIKNKNLHADCFKCSTCGSSLKNVGYYNINEKLYCDVHAKQAARHNPPGPNLEPIIVKPGAPVPAGAMPACLAKVAPAPAPEPVAQETTSIPAPEPEPEPEPAVEPQPEPEFEPQPEPVVTEPEPVPVSEPVVEAAPAPAPIQSEPEPAPEPAPAPEAEVAPTEPQTEALPTTEEIAQQQELSPQAKPQLETQPVDKSEQTEIEAKPKPETVLETQAVSEPEPEPKNEAISQPELESETAIEREAPAEAEPKATAEPETAEESTSEPEPVAIAEESSPVVVLAGEPVVAPCPPPPVLEVEWRMSPTHDTGWASATVYRSSASIHTLLHKPAPAPVPAPIFAQAPAAPMAAPPPTFTPFKAQAAPAHHKVPFGAPAGSVDVRSHIPKKGAPFVWPPPKKVDAVEEGPRSPAWAPAGEPVYVPRPKHAAGPPPKRPPLLPTPPPPKDYDTMVIKASPPTQQPAKPAKTLPASASAPVVAPTPAPNPVVTPACTVPSSPGKGKIDPPAFTPIAEPMPSATKCAPTPKLSSTVPASPKPVAAKPAAAKPAASKPVSGFKSVAAPKPNPSQSSNVGFKPVAASGKKTGLAPGAPSRLASAPIPPPVSVPIVNSIPAPAPKPAPGPAAASASAPMPKPAAPKPPAPTGPAPVFAPAPAPAPVSSLGGMPKPTPIPDLGGSSLKGVAQTGGQRTAPRRGRGVMNPSTTARIPICADCTRQIRGPFVSALGKTWCPDHFVCSTVSCRRALIDMGFVEEQGSLHCEDCYEKYFAPICGKCDKRVKGDCLNAVGKQFHPECFCCAYCGKVFGSGAFYLEDGLPYCEADWNDLFTTKCVGCGFPIEAGDRWVEALNNNYHSQCFKCSKCHKNLEGQSFFAKGGKPFCKAHAQRGF, from the exons GGGGGCGCCAACGTGGAAGCCGGCCGTGACGCCCCTGGCCCAAGTGAAGACGACTCCAGAGGGCGTGCCCGtcgccacctccacctccctcgcTGCCAACAAGCAG CCCGTCCGCTACATCGGCTCCAACCATAACAGTGTGGCGCGACCCTTTCCCGGCTTCACGGGCTCCCAACCTGcctacacccacactaccacctctcTAAAGAACACCCTCCACGAGGCGTCGGAAGGGTCCCCTGGTACTCCTATCAGTGGCACCTCCTCCAGAAGCACGTCAGGTAGCACCAGCCCTAGCAGCTGTCTTCCAGTCGCCGGCACCACTATATCTTTAAACAAAGAGAATGCCAAAAATTTTCTGAAGATGACCCTCGATAAAGAAAATGTTAACACCATAAATGTTCACACGACGGCGTACAAAAACCAGAAATCAAACAGTAATGAAAATATTTTCACAAGTCAGTTTCTGAATAACAATGGAGCTGTTGGTGGAAGCGGTGGGCACCAGAGGAAGTATTCTCTAGCCAGTAATACCTCCAGCTGCAGTAGTGACGCCGACCACGACTCCCTCACCAGACGCAATAATGAA TATGTTGCTCCAGTAGGATCGAGTCACAACACTGTTGCTGTTCCATTCGCAGAG GTAAATGGACAGCAGATAGTGAACACTCAATACAACACGCCCTTGAAGTTGTACAGCGACGACAACATCGCCGAGACGCTCTATGCCCAGGCTGAAGTGCTCGGCAAGGGATGTCTCGG CATCAACTTCAAGAAGTATGCGAGGGAGACTGTTATCCAAACAGAATCTCCCACATACAAACTTATCCATGGAGATGGGGAAGAGGCACAGAAGAAGGCTCGCCCCCCACCCATCTCTCCTTTCGACAAGGAGGCCCCGCCCCCTGCCCCGCTCTTCTCCCGACAGAAGCCTGCATCAAAGCCAGCAccggcagcaccagcaccacctcagCAAGGAGGACAGTCAG ACAGCCCCTTGAGTGGTGGCGGGCCGAGCCCCACTGGCATTCGAAGTGTGCGTGCCCCACAGACCAAGGTGAAGCCTGAGGGTGTGCCTGATGCCTCATTAAGCACCAAGTGCTCCGAATGCGAGAGGCCCATTAT CGGCGTCTTCGTGCGCATAAAGAATAAGAACCTGCACGCAGACTGCTTCAAGTGTTCTACATGCGGTTCCTCACTCAAGAATGTGG GCTACTACAACATCAACGAAAAGCTGTACTGCGACGTGCATGCCAAGCAAGCTGCCCGTCACAATCCTCCAGGGCCCAACCTAGAGCCAATCATTGTAAAGCC CGGTGCCCCTGTACCAGCTGGTGCCATGCCTGCCTGCTTGGCCAAGGTGGCTCCTGCCCCTGCT CCCGAGCCAGTGGCCCAAGAAACCACATCAATACCAgccccagagccagaacctgaacCAGAGCCAGCAGTGGAACCCCAACCCGAGCCTGAATTCGAGCCGCAGCCCGAG CCTGTCGTCACCGAGCCTGAGCCAGTACCAGTTTCTGAACCTGTTGTGGAGGctgcacctgcacctgcaccCATCCAGTCTGAGCCCGAGCCTGCGCCCGAGCCCGCACCTGCGCCCGAG GCCGAGGTCGCTCCCACTGAGCCCCAGACAGAGGCTCTGCCTACAACTGAAGAGATTGCTCAACAGCAGGAATTATCACCACAGGCCAAGCCACAACTTGAAACTCAGCCTGTGGATAAGTCAGAACAAACAGAAATTGAGGCTAAACCAAagccagaaactgtattggaaacCCAGGCTGTATCGGAGCCAGAACCAGAGCCAAAGAATGAGGCTATTTCACAGCCAGAATTGGAATCAGAAACTGCAATAGAGCGTGAAGCCCCAGCTGAAGCTGAACCCAAAGCCACAGCAGAGCCGGAAACTGCAGAGGAATCTACATCAGAACCAGAACCTGTCGCTATTGCCGAGGAGTCTTCGCCAGTGGTGGTCCTGGCAGGGGAGCCTGTTGTGGCCCCATGCCCACCACCCCCCGTGCTTGAGGTAGAGTGGCGCATGTCCCCCACGCATGATACTGGCTGGGCCAGTGCCACAGTCTACCGTAGCTCAGCGTCCATACATACGCTGCTCCACAAA CCAGCGCCGGCCCCTGTTCCTGCCCCCATCTTTGCTCAGGCCCCCGCAGCGCCCATGGCGGCCCCTCCACCCACATTCACACCATTCAAAGCCCAGGCAGCCCCCGCGCACCATAAGGTACCATTTGGTGCCCCTGCTGGAAGCGTGGATGTGCGATCGCACATTCCCAAGAAAG GTGCACCCTTTGTGTGGCCGCCACCAAAGAAGGTGGATGCGGTGGAGGAGGGGCCCCGCTCGCCTGCTTGGGCGCCTGCGGGGGAACCTGTTTATGTGCCCAGACCAAAGCATGCAGCTGGTCCACCCCCAAAGAGGCCTCCCCTCTTGCCGACTCCACCACCTCCAAAAGATTACGATACCATGGTCATAAAGGCTTCCCCTCCCACCCAGCAACCTGCTAAACCTGCCAAAACtctcccagcttctgcttctgctccaGTAGTTGCTCCTACTCCTGCACCAAACCCTGTTGTAACTCCAGCATGCACAGTTCCCTCTTCACCTGGAAAGGGTAAAATAGACCCTCCGGCTTTTACGCCTATCGCTGAGCCAATGCCATCAGCGACCAAGTGTGCCCCTACCCCTAAGCTATCTTCTACTGTGCCTGCTTCCCCTAAGCCTGTTGCTGCTAAACCAGCTGCTGCTAAACCTGCTGCTTCAAAGCCTGTTAGTGGTTTTAAGTCTGTGGCAGCTCCGAAGCCAAATCCATCACAATCATCAAATGTTGGGTTTAAGCCTGTTGCAGCGTCAGGCAAAAAAACTGGTTTGGCCCCAGGAGCTCCCTCAAGACTTGCCTCTGCTCCTATCCCTCCCCCTGTTTCAGTTCCTATTGTTAATTCTATCCCAGCTCCTGCTCCTAAGCCTGCTCCAGGTCCAGCTGCAGCATCCGCATCAGCCCCAATGCCAAAACCTGCAGCCCCCAAGCCCCCCGCTCCCACAGGCCCTGCTCCGGTCTTCGCTCCAGCACCAGCCCCGGCTCCAGTTTCATCTCTGGGTGGAATGCCCAAGCCAACACCAATTCCAGACCTGGGTGGTAGTTCATTGAAGGGTGTTGCCCAGACTGGTGGGCAGAGGACTGCTCCTCGTCGAGGACGTGGTGTGATGAACCCATCTACTACTGCAAGGATACCCATATGTGCCGACTGTACACGTCAGATCAG gggcccatttgtttctgcattAGGCAAGACCTGGTGCCCAGATCACTTCGTCTGCTCCACTGTCAGCTGCCGTAGGGCCCTGATTGACATGGGCTTTGTGGAAGAGCAAGGTTCCCTTCACTGTGAAGACTGTTATGAAAAGTATTTTGCTCCCATCTGTGGAAAATGTGACAAGAGGGTGAAAGGG GATTGTCTTAATGCTGTTGGTAAACAGTTCCATCCGGAATGTTTCTGCTGTGCCTACTGTGGCAAGGTGTTTGGCTCTGGTGCCTTCTATCTGGAAGATGGGTTACCTTACTGTGAAGCTG ATTGGAATGACTTGTTCACGAccaagtgtgtggggtgtggttttcctATCGAGGCTGGTGACCGATGGGTAGAAGCCCTTAATAACAACTATCACAGTCAGTGCTTCAAGTGCTCG
- the Zasp52 gene encoding uncharacterized protein Zasp52 isoform X22: protein MSVMTIKLSKAEGTPWGFRLQGGKDFATPLCIQKVNGGSVAASAGLQAGDAIVSIGGKDALSLRHKEAQEAIVRAGNSFDLVVQRGAPTWKPAVTPLAQVKTTPEGVPVATSTSLAANKQVNGQQIVNTQYNTPLKLYSDDNIAETLYAQAEVLGKGCLGVNFKKNERAYDGKTSDVLRMVQEMDKSPAQENEGEVSSLLSPDRNVVQGHSFKLLQQALLTEDDLDSPLSGGGPSPTGIRSVRAPQTKVKPEGVPDASLSTKCSECERPIIGVFVRIKNKNLHADCFKCSTCGSSLKNVGYYNINEKLYCDVHAKQAARHNPPGPNLEPIIVKPGAPVPAGAMPACLAKVAPAPAPFKPPVGGVRIMPTSSVLAPGPMPKFAPVPPPKPEPVAQETTSIPAPEPEPEPEPAVEPQPEPEFEPQPEPVVTEPEPVPVSEPVVEAAPAPAPIQSEPEPAPEPAPAPEAEVAPTEPQTEALPTTEEIAQQQELSPQAKPQLETQPVDKSEQTEIEAKPKPETVLETQAVSEPEPEPKNEAISQPELESETAIEREAPAEAEPKATAEPETAEESTSEPEPVAIAEESSPVVVLAGEPVVAPCPPPPVLEVEWRMSPTHDTGWASATVYRSSASIHTLLHKPAPAPVPAPIFAQAPAAPMAAPPPTFTPFKAQAAPAHHKVPFGAPAGSVDVRSHIPKKGAPFVWPPPKKVDAVEEGPRSPAWAPAGEPVYVPRPKHAAGPPPKRPPLLPTPPPPKDYDTMVIKASPPTQQPAKPAKTLPASASAPVVAPTPAPNPVVTPACTVPSSPGKGKIDPPAFTPIAEPMPSATKCAPTPKLSSTVPASPKPVAAKPAAAKPAASKPVSGFKSVAAPKPNPSQSSNVGFKPVAASGKKTGLAPGAPSRLASAPIPPPVSVPIVNSIPAPAPKPAPGPAAASASAPMPKPAAPKPPAPTGPAPVFAPAPAPAPVSSLGGMPKPTPIPDLGGSSLKGVAQTGGQRTAPRRGRGVMNPSTTARIPICADCTRQIRGPFVSALGKTWCPDHFVCSTVSCRRALIDMGFVEEQGSLHCEDCYEKYFAPICGKCDKRVKGDCLNAVGKQFHPECFCCAYCGKVFGSGAFYLEDGLPYCEADWNDLFTTKCVGCGFPIEAGDRWVEALNNNYHSQCFKCSKCHKNLEGQSFFAKGGKPFCKAHAQRGF from the exons GGGGGCGCCAACGTGGAAGCCGGCCGTGACGCCCCTGGCCCAAGTGAAGACGACTCCAGAGGGCGTGCCCGtcgccacctccacctccctcgcTGCCAACAAGCAG GTAAATGGACAGCAGATAGTGAACACTCAATACAACACGCCCTTGAAGTTGTACAGCGACGACAACATCGCCGAGACGCTCTATGCCCAGGCTGAAGTGCTCGGCAAGGGATGTCTCGG AGTCAACTTTAAGAAGAATGAACGAGCTTACGACGGGAAGACTTCAGATGTTCTGCGGATGGTGCAGGAAATGGACAAAAGCCCTGCTCAGGAAAACGAAGGTGAGGTATCGAGCCTCTTATCCCCTGACAGGAATGTTGTCCAGGGGCATTCCTTCAAACTACTCCAGCAGGCACTACTGACCGAGGACGACTTAG ACAGCCCCTTGAGTGGTGGCGGGCCGAGCCCCACTGGCATTCGAAGTGTGCGTGCCCCACAGACCAAGGTGAAGCCTGAGGGTGTGCCTGATGCCTCATTAAGCACCAAGTGCTCCGAATGCGAGAGGCCCATTAT CGGCGTCTTCGTGCGCATAAAGAATAAGAACCTGCACGCAGACTGCTTCAAGTGTTCTACATGCGGTTCCTCACTCAAGAATGTGG GCTACTACAACATCAACGAAAAGCTGTACTGCGACGTGCATGCCAAGCAAGCTGCCCGTCACAATCCTCCAGGGCCCAACCTAGAGCCAATCATTGTAAAGCC CGGTGCCCCTGTACCAGCTGGTGCCATGCCTGCCTGCTTGGCCAAGGTGGCTCCTGCCCCTGCT CCCTTCAAGCCTCCTGTGGGTGGTGTGAGAATTATGCCCACGTCCTCCGTCCTCGCCCCAGGACCTATGCCCAAGTTCGCCCCAGTCCCCCCGCCTAAG CCCGAGCCAGTGGCCCAAGAAACCACATCAATACCAgccccagagccagaacctgaacCAGAGCCAGCAGTGGAACCCCAACCCGAGCCTGAATTCGAGCCGCAGCCCGAG CCTGTCGTCACCGAGCCTGAGCCAGTACCAGTTTCTGAACCTGTTGTGGAGGctgcacctgcacctgcaccCATCCAGTCTGAGCCCGAGCCTGCGCCCGAGCCCGCACCTGCGCCCGAG GCCGAGGTCGCTCCCACTGAGCCCCAGACAGAGGCTCTGCCTACAACTGAAGAGATTGCTCAACAGCAGGAATTATCACCACAGGCCAAGCCACAACTTGAAACTCAGCCTGTGGATAAGTCAGAACAAACAGAAATTGAGGCTAAACCAAagccagaaactgtattggaaacCCAGGCTGTATCGGAGCCAGAACCAGAGCCAAAGAATGAGGCTATTTCACAGCCAGAATTGGAATCAGAAACTGCAATAGAGCGTGAAGCCCCAGCTGAAGCTGAACCCAAAGCCACAGCAGAGCCGGAAACTGCAGAGGAATCTACATCAGAACCAGAACCTGTCGCTATTGCCGAGGAGTCTTCGCCAGTGGTGGTCCTGGCAGGGGAGCCTGTTGTGGCCCCATGCCCACCACCCCCCGTGCTTGAGGTAGAGTGGCGCATGTCCCCCACGCATGATACTGGCTGGGCCAGTGCCACAGTCTACCGTAGCTCAGCGTCCATACATACGCTGCTCCACAAA CCAGCGCCGGCCCCTGTTCCTGCCCCCATCTTTGCTCAGGCCCCCGCAGCGCCCATGGCGGCCCCTCCACCCACATTCACACCATTCAAAGCCCAGGCAGCCCCCGCGCACCATAAGGTACCATTTGGTGCCCCTGCTGGAAGCGTGGATGTGCGATCGCACATTCCCAAGAAAG GTGCACCCTTTGTGTGGCCGCCACCAAAGAAGGTGGATGCGGTGGAGGAGGGGCCCCGCTCGCCTGCTTGGGCGCCTGCGGGGGAACCTGTTTATGTGCCCAGACCAAAGCATGCAGCTGGTCCACCCCCAAAGAGGCCTCCCCTCTTGCCGACTCCACCACCTCCAAAAGATTACGATACCATGGTCATAAAGGCTTCCCCTCCCACCCAGCAACCTGCTAAACCTGCCAAAACtctcccagcttctgcttctgctccaGTAGTTGCTCCTACTCCTGCACCAAACCCTGTTGTAACTCCAGCATGCACAGTTCCCTCTTCACCTGGAAAGGGTAAAATAGACCCTCCGGCTTTTACGCCTATCGCTGAGCCAATGCCATCAGCGACCAAGTGTGCCCCTACCCCTAAGCTATCTTCTACTGTGCCTGCTTCCCCTAAGCCTGTTGCTGCTAAACCAGCTGCTGCTAAACCTGCTGCTTCAAAGCCTGTTAGTGGTTTTAAGTCTGTGGCAGCTCCGAAGCCAAATCCATCACAATCATCAAATGTTGGGTTTAAGCCTGTTGCAGCGTCAGGCAAAAAAACTGGTTTGGCCCCAGGAGCTCCCTCAAGACTTGCCTCTGCTCCTATCCCTCCCCCTGTTTCAGTTCCTATTGTTAATTCTATCCCAGCTCCTGCTCCTAAGCCTGCTCCAGGTCCAGCTGCAGCATCCGCATCAGCCCCAATGCCAAAACCTGCAGCCCCCAAGCCCCCCGCTCCCACAGGCCCTGCTCCGGTCTTCGCTCCAGCACCAGCCCCGGCTCCAGTTTCATCTCTGGGTGGAATGCCCAAGCCAACACCAATTCCAGACCTGGGTGGTAGTTCATTGAAGGGTGTTGCCCAGACTGGTGGGCAGAGGACTGCTCCTCGTCGAGGACGTGGTGTGATGAACCCATCTACTACTGCAAGGATACCCATATGTGCCGACTGTACACGTCAGATCAG gggcccatttgtttctgcattAGGCAAGACCTGGTGCCCAGATCACTTCGTCTGCTCCACTGTCAGCTGCCGTAGGGCCCTGATTGACATGGGCTTTGTGGAAGAGCAAGGTTCCCTTCACTGTGAAGACTGTTATGAAAAGTATTTTGCTCCCATCTGTGGAAAATGTGACAAGAGGGTGAAAGGG GATTGTCTTAATGCTGTTGGTAAACAGTTCCATCCGGAATGTTTCTGCTGTGCCTACTGTGGCAAGGTGTTTGGCTCTGGTGCCTTCTATCTGGAAGATGGGTTACCTTACTGTGAAGCTG ATTGGAATGACTTGTTCACGAccaagtgtgtggggtgtggttttcctATCGAGGCTGGTGACCGATGGGTAGAAGCCCTTAATAACAACTATCACAGTCAGTGCTTCAAGTGCTCG